In Meiothermus ruber DSM 1279, the following proteins share a genomic window:
- the hisS gene encoding histidine--tRNA ligase, giving the protein MLKAVPGTNDIFAQAKEYPFREPVFRYIISTAEEVLRGAGAQMVYTPIFEYLEVFQKGVGLTSDIVVKKEMFVFEDRGGRLLALRPEPTAAIVRAFNEHGMKVWPQPVRLFTWGPIFRGERQQKGRYKQFHQVDYEALGLSDPLLDAEAIALMVRIYKTLGLRNLEVKLGSVGDPEDRVRYNQYLRELFGPYASDLSEDSRVRVEANPMRILDSKSERDQALIAELQPKPMLEFLGPAAQKFHEQVCNYLDRLGVAYTVDPSLVRGLDYYVRTAWEVHHAGIGAKSALGGGGRYDGLSEMLGGPPLPGVGFGIGVERLAIALEQEGVALPADPSPTLYLAPLDEAAKIEVLALAEQLRPKIHVEIGYTPKSPRKALEDALKKGARYVGFIGEAERARGVVTLKHLETGEQRALEPLQLHSLFEGPELK; this is encoded by the coding sequence ATGTTGAAGGCCGTTCCCGGAACCAACGACATTTTCGCCCAGGCCAAGGAGTACCCTTTTCGAGAGCCGGTTTTTCGCTACATCATATCCACCGCCGAGGAAGTGTTGCGCGGAGCCGGGGCTCAGATGGTATACACCCCCATTTTCGAATACCTCGAGGTCTTTCAAAAGGGGGTGGGGCTTACCTCCGACATCGTGGTCAAGAAAGAGATGTTTGTATTCGAAGATCGGGGTGGGCGGCTTTTGGCGCTGCGCCCCGAACCGACCGCGGCCATCGTGCGGGCCTTCAACGAACACGGCATGAAGGTCTGGCCCCAGCCGGTTCGGCTGTTCACCTGGGGGCCTATTTTTCGTGGTGAACGTCAGCAAAAAGGCCGCTACAAGCAGTTTCACCAGGTCGATTACGAGGCCCTGGGTTTGTCGGATCCCTTGCTGGACGCCGAGGCCATCGCGCTGATGGTGCGAATTTACAAAACCCTGGGCCTCCGCAACCTCGAGGTCAAGCTGGGCTCGGTGGGCGACCCCGAGGATCGCGTGCGTTATAACCAGTACCTGCGGGAGCTTTTTGGCCCCTATGCCAGTGATTTATCGGAGGACTCGAGGGTTCGGGTCGAAGCCAACCCCATGCGCATCCTCGACTCCAAAAGCGAGCGCGACCAGGCCCTCATTGCTGAGCTACAGCCCAAGCCTATGCTGGAGTTTCTCGGCCCGGCAGCCCAAAAATTCCACGAACAGGTATGCAACTACCTCGATCGGCTGGGGGTCGCCTACACGGTGGATCCAAGCCTGGTACGGGGCCTGGACTACTACGTTCGCACCGCCTGGGAGGTGCACCACGCTGGGATTGGGGCCAAGTCGGCCCTGGGGGGTGGCGGCCGCTACGACGGTTTGTCGGAGATGCTGGGCGGCCCGCCGCTGCCCGGTGTGGGCTTCGGCATTGGGGTTGAGCGCCTGGCCATCGCCCTCGAGCAAGAAGGGGTGGCTTTGCCGGCCGACCCCAGCCCCACCCTCTACCTGGCCCCCCTGGACGAGGCGGCCAAAATCGAGGTGCTGGCCCTGGCCGAGCAGCTCCGGCCTAAAATTCATGTGGAGATCGGCTATACCCCCAAAAGCCCACGCAAGGCCCTCGAGGACGCCCTCAAGAAAGGGGCTCGCTATGTGGGCTTCATTGGTGAGGCCGAGCGGGCTCGAGGCGTGGTTACCCTGAAACACCTGGAAACCGGCGAGCAAAGGGC